In one window of Tolypothrix sp. PCC 7712 DNA:
- a CDS encoding CbtB domain-containing protein yields the protein MTNFSSTSVLRKTAGLTLSKPVQVTLYMLLSSLVIWTVLFSTYPAAHNTAHSARHHTLGVACH from the coding sequence ATGACTAATTTTTCTTCTACTTCAGTGTTGCGGAAGACCGCAGGTCTTACTTTGTCTAAACCGGTACAAGTAACACTTTATATGCTGCTATCTTCTTTGGTTATCTGGACTGTTTTGTTCTCTACCTATCCTGCGGCTCATAACACGGCACATTCAGCGCGTCACCACACTTTAGGTGTTGCGTGTCATTAA